From Deinococcus sp. Marseille-Q6407, one genomic window encodes:
- a CDS encoding multidrug resistance efflux transporter family protein, producing the protein MLRLLGLGLLASAFFSSTYVLNEQMSAQGGHWFWSASLRYLFVLLLLSVMLLVQGGPALLRGLWQEFRRHAPFWVLAGSLGFGAFYALLCFSSAYASAWVVAATFQFTVVASLIVLAAFGQPFSRGVIFSALLVFAGVCLTNLGQPHGASGQTLGESLLYGALPALLAAFCYPAGNQLVWQAARPGPAAGTPGARSWAARVPYIRTPLLKNTFGRIWLMTLGSMPLWGVLGLLHPVLPQGGQVVRVSTALVALLSGVIATGLFLYARDEARTPGEIATVDATQASEVIFALLGGVLLLGSPLPGPLAWAGLVTILVGLVLFTRAGR; encoded by the coding sequence GTGCTGCGGCTGCTGGGGTTGGGACTGCTGGCCAGCGCCTTTTTCAGCTCGACCTACGTGTTGAATGAACAGATGAGCGCTCAGGGCGGTCACTGGTTCTGGAGCGCCAGCCTGCGGTACCTGTTCGTGCTGCTGCTGCTCAGCGTCATGCTGCTGGTGCAGGGTGGCCCGGCGCTGCTGCGGGGGCTGTGGCAGGAATTCCGCCGGCACGCGCCCTTCTGGGTGCTGGCCGGCAGCCTGGGCTTCGGGGCCTTTTACGCGCTGCTGTGCTTCAGCTCGGCCTATGCCAGTGCCTGGGTGGTGGCGGCCACCTTCCAGTTCACGGTGGTCGCCAGCCTGATCGTGCTGGCGGCCTTCGGGCAGCCGTTCTCGCGCGGGGTGATTTTCTCGGCGCTGCTGGTGTTTGCTGGGGTTTGCCTGACCAACCTGGGCCAGCCGCATGGCGCATCGGGGCAGACCCTGGGTGAGTCGTTGCTGTACGGGGCGCTGCCGGCCCTGCTGGCCGCGTTCTGTTATCCGGCCGGCAACCAGCTGGTCTGGCAGGCGGCCCGGCCCGGCCCGGCCGCCGGCACGCCGGGCGCCCGCTCCTGGGCAGCGCGGGTGCCGTATATCCGCACGCCGCTGCTGAAAAACACCTTCGGGCGCATCTGGCTGATGACACTGGGGTCCATGCCGCTGTGGGGTGTGCTGGGGCTGCTGCACCCAGTGCTGCCGCAGGGCGGGCAGGTGGTGAGGGTGAGCACTGCACTGGTGGCGCTGCTCTCGGGCGTGATTGCCACCGGGCTGTTTCTGTATGCCCGCGACGAGGCCCGCACCCCCGGCGAGATTGCCACGGTGGACGCCACCCAGGCCAGCGAGGTGATCTTCGCGCTGCTGGGCGGGGTGCTGCTGCTGGGTTCTCCGCTGCCTGGCCCGCTGGCCTGGGCCGGGCTGGTCACCATTCTGGTGGGGCTGGTGCTGTTCACGCGGGCGGGGCGCTAG
- a CDS encoding VC0807 family protein, translating to MTQPRSQPPTSSQAPSPPPSPPRKPGQGAVPQTIRDLIFTLVVPIAVLSPNLLGSGFSVADQLGGGTQGNVRAYLAAALIPVVYVAWDLIRNRNVSPVALLGGAGALVGGALAFWYVDGFWYAVKDSARSYLLGLAFLISAGTRVPLFRIFMDAASLNESPDKRALTQQAMDDPQIHRALANATVVFALVDILSGLLNSFVNYQRVTAEFGSDAFNAQVAEVNAIMRLPSFGISLLGVGIAFWLLHRATVARFGPGASLLEPGSLAGRVGQLAPPAPPTPGQAD from the coding sequence ATGACCCAGCCCCGTTCTCAGCCGCCCACCTCGTCTCAGGCGCCGTCTCCGCCGCCCTCCCCTCCCCGGAAGCCCGGTCAGGGCGCCGTGCCGCAGACCATCCGTGACCTGATTTTCACCCTGGTGGTTCCGATTGCGGTGCTGAGCCCCAACCTGCTGGGCAGCGGGTTTTCGGTGGCAGATCAGCTGGGCGGCGGCACCCAGGGCAACGTCCGCGCCTACCTGGCCGCTGCGCTGATTCCGGTGGTGTACGTGGCCTGGGACCTGATTCGCAACCGCAATGTCAGCCCGGTGGCGCTGCTGGGCGGCGCCGGCGCCCTGGTCGGGGGCGCGCTGGCCTTCTGGTATGTGGACGGCTTCTGGTACGCGGTCAAGGACAGCGCCCGGTCGTATCTGCTGGGATTGGCCTTTTTGATCAGTGCCGGGACACGTGTGCCGCTGTTCCGGATCTTCATGGACGCTGCCTCGCTGAACGAGTCGCCCGACAAGCGCGCCCTGACGCAGCAGGCTATGGACGACCCACAGATTCACCGCGCCCTGGCCAATGCCACGGTGGTGTTCGCCCTGGTGGATATTCTGAGCGGCCTGCTCAACTCTTTCGTGAACTACCAGCGGGTGACGGCCGAATTCGGCAGCGACGCCTTCAACGCGCAGGTGGCCGAGGTCAACGCCATCATGCGCCTGCCCAGCTTCGGCATCAGCCTGCTGGGGGTGGGCATCGCTTTTTGGCTGCTGCACCGCGCCACGGTCGCCCGCTTTGGTCCCGGAGCCAGCCTGCTGGAACCGGGGTCACTGGCCGGGCGGGTTGGGCAGCTGGCGCCCCCCGCTCCCCCCACCCCTGGGCAGGCCGACTGA